A single region of the Mercenaria mercenaria strain notata chromosome 6, MADL_Memer_1, whole genome shotgun sequence genome encodes:
- the LOC128558051 gene encoding uncharacterized protein LOC128558051 → MSSTATDQLEVMTGTLPISLHLKCKNAEELIRFYSKVEENPIKQDLQAWMTDRAKTNKCMYKHLISHFNEVKGKTELEHVETDFKCSKEGGLALCRKVSYIKNEEENQNKKDQQVENITEIISKLTDREISMFTDGSTLGNPGPTGTGACIYFKGTNSDPVQLKCPVSPNSNNYVGELNGIRLALSFLEEKNIQQKSIHLFVDCQPAIKTIFSNTIPALTIETRQILQNLENKNNKIQIQWTPGHKNIEGNEIADKLAKEAASEMIGKQVEENSRKVDKKELTKDLRLNAGQKWQRRYENTEGNERFMEIFPTVQPRKLYKSERRLECIINQKITGHSHLNSHMSKILHDVQEICPNCDKVETTRHFIFECPAYATQRNKLEREAEEASNRHSEPVADINLKVLIGNSPYQLFHVEGRREFGTEIQKLFQQFIKDTRRFK, encoded by the exons ATGTCTTCTACAGCGACAGATCAGCTAGAAGTGATGACAGGTACTCTGCCAATATCTCTACACTTAAAGTGCAAAAATGCGGAAGAGCTGATTAGATTTTACAGCAAAGTGGAAGAAAACCCAATCAAACAGGACCTACAGGCATGGATGACAGACAGAGCTAAGACAAACAAGTGCATGTACAAACACCTGATAAGTCATTTCAATGAGGTTAAAGGTAAAACAGAGTTAGAACATGTAGAAACAGACTTCAAGTGCAGCAAAGAAGGAGGTCTAGCATTATGTAGAAAGGTCAGTTACattaaaaatgaagaagaaaatcaGAACAAGAAAGACCAGCAAGTGGAGAACATAACAGAAATAATTAGCAAACTGACAGACAGGGAAATCAGCATGTTCACAGACGGGTCAACACTGGGAAATCCAGGACCAACAGGAACTGGAGCATGTATCTACTTTAAAGGTACAAACTCGGATCCAGTCCAATTAAAATGCCCAGTAAGTCCAAACAGCAACAACTATGTAGGAGAGTTGAATGGAATTCGTCTGGCTCTATCCTTTTTAGAGGAAAAAAACATCCAACAAAAAAGCATTCACTTGTTTGTAGACTGTCAGCCAGCAATTAAAAccattttttcaaacacaatacCAGCATTAACAATAGAAACAAGACAAATATTACAAAACCTAGAGAACAAGAATAACAAGATTCAAATACAATGGACGCCAGGACATAAAAATATAGAGGGAAATGAAATTGCAGACAAGCTAGCAAAGGAGGCGGCAAGTGAAATGATAGGAAAGCAAGTGGAGGAAAACTCTAGGAAAGTAGACAAGAAAGAATTAACGAAAGATTTAAGGTTAAATGCGGGGCAAAAATGGCAAAGAAGATATGAAAATACTGAAGGAAATGAAAGATTTATGGAGATTTTTCCGACAGTACAGCCCAGAAAACTTTATAAATCAGAAAGAAGACTGGAATGTATTATAAATCAGAAAATAACAGGACACTCCCATCTGAACAGTCACATGTCAAAAATTTTACATGATGTGCAGGAGATATGTCCAAATTGTGACAAAGTAGAAACTACCAGACACTTCATATTTGAATGTCCGGCTTATGCAACGcaaagaaataaactagaaagagaGGCTGAAGAGGCATCAAACAGACACAGTGAACCAGTTGCAGACATAAATCTGAAAGTTCTGATAGGCAAT tccccgtatcagttgttccacgTAGAGGGGAGGAGGGAGTTTGGGACAGAAATTCAGAAGctgtttcagcaatttattaaAGACACTAGAAGATTTAAGTAA